From the Sphingobium yanoikuyae genome, the window ACCGCCATGCCGTCGGCGCTGTGGAAATGGGCGATATAATGGGCATCGTCGCGCGCGCCGTGGATCGCCGAATGGATCACATAGCCCGCATAGTTGATGCCATAGTCGCTCTCCCCGATGACATTGCCGTCGAGGTCGACCTTGACCAGGCTGGACGCGGTGATCTCGTCGAACATCAGACCGAACGGATTAATCAGGAAATGATGGTCCGGGCCCGGCACGCGGGCGGAAATATGGGTGTAGATGAAATCGTCCCAGCCATAGAGCGCCGAGAGGCGATAGAAGGCGGCGAGATCGACACGCACCTTCCATTCGGCTTCGCTGATGCCGGTGCGCGAAAAACGATCATCCTTGAGGATGGTGGCCATGGGGAAAGCTCCTTGCGTCAGGATCCGAAACTGGTGTCGAAGGCCTGCGCCACGTCCCGTTTGGGATCGATCAGGCCGGCGCGGCGATAGCGCTCGACGATCGCCTGTTCATGGGCGATCACCTTGGCATCGACAGGCTGCGAAATGCGGTTGCTGCGCTCGAAACTGGCGCGGGCGATGTCGATCGGCAGGCCGGTTTCCTTGGCCAGCACGGCGGCGAACTGGTCGGGATGGTCGCGGGCCCAGGCGACCGCCTTCGCCTCGCGCTGCAGGAAGTCGGCGAGCAGTGCGCGCTTGGGCGCGATCGAGGCATCATGAGCGATGTCGATATAGAGCGGCAGGCCATAATCCCTGGCATCGGCAACCGCCCGCGCCCCTTCCTTGACCGCGACATTGGTATAGGGGGTCCAGGTCGACCAGGCGTCGATCGATCCGCTGTCGAACGCAGCCTTCGCATCGCCCGGCGGCAGGAAGGTGACATGGACCTGATCGGCCGGGATATGCGCCCGCTCCAGCGCCTGGAGCAGCAGATGATGGCCGATCGATCCGCGCGTGGTGGCGATTGTCCTGCCGACCAGATCGTGCGGCGAGCGGATCGACGAGCCATTCTTCACGAGGATCGCCAGCGCCTCGGCCGCCTGGTTGGCAGGGGCCTGCACCGCGATCGCCTTGACCGGGCTGCCGCTCTGATAGGCGAAGATGAAGGGCGCGTCGGCGGCGAGGCCCAAATCCGCCGCGCCGCCGCCAACCGCTTCCAGCAGCGGCTGAGCAGCAGGAAATTCCGACCATTCGACCTTGTAGGAGGCGCCATCGAGCGCGCCGGAGGCAAGCATCAT encodes:
- a CDS encoding aliphatic sulfonate ABC transporter substrate-binding protein, translated to MAKTKLILIAGALIASAGVAFAVTQYRAEQVPVLRVANQKGQVKAMMLASGALDGASYKVEWSEFPAAQPLLEAVGGGAADLGLAADAPFIFAYQSGSPVKAIAVQAPANQAAEALAILVKNGSSIRSPHDLVGRTIATTRGSIGHHLLLQALERAHIPADQVHVTFLPPGDAKAAFDSGSIDAWSTWTPYTNVAVKEGARAVADARDYGLPLYIDIAHDASIAPKRALLADFLQREAKAVAWARDHPDQFAAVLAKETGLPIDIARASFERSNRISQPVDAKVIAHEQAIVERYRRAGLIDPKRDVAQAFDTSFGS